From one Prochlorococcus marinus str. MIT 0912 genomic stretch:
- a CDS encoding Fur family transcriptional regulator, whose amino-acid sequence MVSKRHQGKILLMITSKPEITKRQQQLLNELKKCNDELSGQELHRQLHNGENTMGLTTVYRNLQALVKQGLIRSRHLPNGEVLYAPVERDIHHLTCVSCGETKRLKGCPIKMMDLSQNNSKNFELLFHTLEYFGLCQTCSRQLNAG is encoded by the coding sequence ATGGTCAGTAAGAGACATCAAGGTAAGATCTTGCTTATGATTACAAGCAAGCCTGAAATCACTAAACGACAACAGCAATTGCTCAATGAACTCAAGAAATGTAATGATGAATTGAGTGGGCAAGAACTGCATAGACAACTTCATAATGGTGAAAACACAATGGGACTGACGACGGTCTATCGAAACCTGCAAGCACTAGTAAAGCAAGGTTTGATTCGTTCCAGACATCTTCCCAACGGTGAGGTTCTTTATGCACCAGTTGAAAGAGATATTCATCATTTAACTTGCGTCAGCTGTGGAGAAACAAAACGATTGAAGGGATGTCCGATCAAAATGATGGATCTGTCTCAAAACAATTCGAAAAACTTTGAGCTGTTGTTTCATACTCTTGAGTACTTTGGTCTCTGCCAAACTTGTTCTAGGCAATTGAATGCTGGATAA
- the urtD gene encoding urea ABC transporter ATP-binding protein UrtD: MNSPLLELKQISVSFEGFLALRDLDLVLNQGDLRAVIGPNGAGKTTFLDVITGKVLPTKGDVIFKEKSLLGQKEFRIARKGIGRKFQSPRIFENLSVQENLALSVSRPKTPFSLLINSLKVKHLDQIQHLMSIVNLQSKANIRAGALSHGQKQWLEIAMLVGQDPDLLLVDEPVAGLTDEETDLTADLLKSLAGDHTVLVIDHDMEFIRRLDCPVSVLHQGHVLKEGSMSEIQKDPLVIEVYLGKSEEEEE; encoded by the coding sequence ATGAATTCTCCATTGCTAGAGCTAAAACAAATTTCAGTTAGTTTTGAAGGATTCCTTGCCCTCAGAGATCTTGACCTGGTTTTGAATCAAGGCGATCTTAGAGCAGTTATTGGTCCCAATGGTGCAGGTAAAACAACATTTCTAGATGTAATTACTGGGAAAGTATTACCGACAAAGGGGGATGTGATTTTTAAAGAAAAATCGTTGCTTGGTCAAAAAGAGTTTCGTATTGCGCGTAAAGGGATAGGAAGGAAATTTCAAAGTCCTAGAATATTTGAGAATTTATCTGTACAAGAAAATTTAGCTCTATCAGTTAGCAGACCTAAAACCCCTTTTTCACTATTAATTAATAGTTTAAAGGTTAAGCATTTAGACCAAATTCAACATTTGATGAGTATTGTCAACCTTCAATCAAAAGCCAATATCAGAGCTGGTGCGCTTTCTCATGGTCAAAAACAATGGCTTGAGATAGCGATGCTAGTTGGACAAGACCCTGATCTTTTACTTGTTGATGAACCTGTGGCTGGCTTGACTGATGAAGAAACAGATTTAACTGCTGACCTTCTTAAATCTTTAGCTGGCGATCATACTGTCTTAGTCATTGATCATGATATGGAATTTATTCGTAGACTTGATTGTCCTGTTAGTGTTTTACATCAAGGGCATGTATTGAAAGAGGGCTCTATGAGCGAAATACAAAAAGATCCTTTGGTAATAGAGGTTTATCTAGGAAAATCTGAGGAGGAAGAAGAATGA
- a CDS encoding ABC transporter ATP-binding protein gives MSSLIAENVTYSYSSNIKPVLSKVSLKLEPGTLTALVGPNGAGKSTLLSLLQGSSTPDQGEITVDGKPLSHHRSQVALMPQRGKLNWNFPITVEGLVSLGRVNHSKSTCCELEAALQRVGISHLAKRRLDALSGGQQQRALLAKTLMNPAKIFLLDEPCSAFDPPAKEDFLLIIRQLADSGLTVFVSSHDWGTSLNAYDKVVVLDKIILASGNPEEVQEKLSSINYLRWKL, from the coding sequence ATGTCTAGTTTGATTGCTGAAAATGTGACATATTCCTATTCCAGTAATATCAAACCTGTTTTAAGTAAGGTTTCTCTTAAGCTTGAACCAGGTACTTTGACTGCTCTTGTTGGTCCAAATGGCGCTGGTAAGTCAACATTATTAAGCTTGCTGCAAGGGAGTAGCACTCCGGATCAAGGAGAAATTACTGTTGACGGAAAACCATTGAGTCATCATCGATCTCAAGTTGCTTTAATGCCTCAGAGGGGAAAGCTGAATTGGAATTTCCCAATTACTGTTGAAGGATTAGTCTCTTTAGGTCGAGTAAATCATTCCAAATCTACTTGTTGTGAATTAGAAGCTGCCCTTCAACGTGTTGGAATATCTCATTTAGCAAAAAGAAGACTTGATGCTTTGTCTGGTGGACAGCAACAAAGAGCATTACTTGCAAAAACATTAATGAATCCAGCCAAAATATTTCTACTTGATGAACCGTGTTCCGCCTTTGACCCCCCTGCAAAAGAAGATTTTCTATTAATCATCCGTCAGTTAGCTGATTCGGGGCTAACGGTGTTCGTTAGTAGTCACGATTGGGGGACGTCCTTAAATGCTTATGACAAGGTTGTTGTTCTAGATAAGATTATTTTGGCTTCTGGCAACCCTGAGGAGGTTCAGGAAAAACTTAGTTCAATTAATTATTTGAGGTGGAAGTTATAG
- a CDS encoding hemagglutinin, which translates to MELNFIPINIFRETPEVTFLDASIEASNGSDVVIHRGGATSPPDLNGFEQYYVHQHQTDNNLVLEGDRTFTLLNPLWDEPHHIIYLHRFMGALQIPIGTFHRSISGKNGSIVINQAIRDKQFEASAEFNPISIENRIDLQQSKSTDPIIWLWKDGAIKRIKDSLFLKVA; encoded by the coding sequence ATGGAACTAAATTTCATACCGATTAATATTTTTCGAGAGACTCCTGAAGTAACTTTTTTAGATGCCAGTATTGAAGCTTCAAATGGTAGTGATGTTGTTATTCATAGAGGAGGAGCAACTTCACCTCCTGATTTAAATGGCTTTGAGCAATATTATGTACACCAACATCAAACAGATAATAATCTTGTACTTGAGGGTGATAGAACTTTTACACTATTGAATCCTCTTTGGGATGAACCTCACCACATAATTTATCTTCATAGATTTATGGGTGCACTTCAAATACCTATCGGTACATTTCATAGATCAATATCTGGAAAGAATGGAAGTATTGTTATAAATCAGGCAATTAGAGATAAACAATTTGAAGCGAGTGCAGAATTTAATCCTATAAGTATTGAAAACAGAATTGATCTACAACAATCAAAATCTACTGATCCTATTATCTGGTTATGGAAAGATGGAGCAATAAAGAGAATAAAAGATTCTCTATTTTTAAAAGTCGCCTAA
- a CDS encoding metal ABC transporter permease: protein MSFFNTNWWIIPLLITSFSGILCPAMGTVLITHKRLLQVNLISHCVLPGLALAMALGLDPSIGGVISGLVGAIAAESLTNKKNQNYEAVMNTILAGSMGFGVLLIPLLGIRIDLEAVLFGDLLTANMSDLLRTLIAFSVFICLMLFGYDKLVHIGLDPEGAASSGVNVSFFNLSLGFTTALVIVSSMSAVGVILVIALLSTPTLLGLQKAKSLWIAMVRSSIFGLILSLIGFSLAMILNLPPGPFISVLCVISLILLPKNR, encoded by the coding sequence ATGTCTTTTTTCAATACAAATTGGTGGATAATCCCTCTTTTGATAACGTCCTTTTCAGGAATACTTTGCCCTGCGATGGGAACTGTTTTGATCACTCATAAAAGGCTTCTTCAAGTTAATTTAATTTCGCATTGTGTGCTGCCAGGTCTTGCTTTGGCTATGGCGCTTGGTTTGGATCCTTCTATTGGTGGAGTCATCAGCGGCTTGGTAGGAGCTATTGCAGCAGAAAGCTTGACAAATAAAAAAAATCAAAATTATGAAGCGGTTATGAATACAATTCTTGCTGGCTCGATGGGATTCGGTGTTTTGCTTATACCTCTACTGGGAATCAGGATTGATTTGGAGGCTGTTTTATTTGGAGATTTATTAACTGCAAATATGAGTGATCTTCTAAGAACTTTGATTGCTTTCTCGGTATTTATTTGCTTGATGCTTTTTGGTTACGACAAGCTTGTTCATATTGGTCTTGATCCAGAAGGAGCTGCTTCAAGTGGAGTTAATGTATCTTTTTTTAATTTGTCTCTTGGTTTTACTACGGCACTTGTCATTGTGAGTTCCATGTCTGCAGTGGGAGTCATTCTTGTGATTGCGTTACTTTCAACCCCAACTTTGTTGGGATTACAGAAAGCAAAATCTTTATGGATTGCGATGGTTAGATCCTCCATATTTGGATTAATTTTATCGCTTATAGGTTTTTCGCTGGCTATGATTTTGAATTTGCCTCCTGGACCTTTCATAAGTGTTCTTTGTGTGATTTCATTGATTTTGCTACCAAAGAATAGATAG
- a CDS encoding DUF3721 domain-containing protein: MNNLKPIFTAIIISMSFSLMGCSGNSQTNGTPALFETKVEAEKAAKNFNCTGAHKMGDKWMPCKSHTDHESHDGHHHHH, encoded by the coding sequence GAACAATCTCAAGCCTATTTTCACCGCCATCATTATTTCTATGTCGTTTTCACTGATGGGATGCTCAGGTAATTCCCAAACAAATGGAACTCCTGCACTTTTTGAAACGAAAGTAGAAGCTGAAAAAGCAGCCAAAAATTTCAATTGCACTGGAGCTCATAAGATGGGAGATAAATGGATGCCTTGCAAAAGTCATACAGATCATGAATCTCATGATGGGCATCACCATCATCACTAA
- the urtC gene encoding urea ABC transporter permease subunit UrtC has translation MSIFSTKKSWINLAVWALIIALIIAAPSVLPVFRLNLLGRYLSLAIVALGVDLIWGFTGMLSLGQGIFFALGGYCAAMFLQLNSAGEFPNGIPEFFGLYGVEELPFFWEPFKSSVFTLISIWLLPAIIAGFLGYLVFRNRIKGVYFSILTQAALLVFFNFFNGQQKLINGTNGLKTDVTQLFGQMVGSEIMQRWFFWISAILVILAWFFARWIVRDRFGNILIGIRDDEARVRFTGYNPVIFKTIIFSIAGGLAGVSGALYTVQSGIVSPQFMTVPFSIEMVIWVAVGGRGTLLGAILGAVLINYAKSLVSEALPASWMFIQGGLFILVVTALPEGVLGWIRKGGPKKLLFLIGINKKLETYPSLEVNEQGEVKS, from the coding sequence ATGAGTATTTTTTCTACAAAAAAAAGTTGGATTAACTTAGCTGTTTGGGCGTTAATCATTGCCTTAATTATTGCTGCACCGTCAGTACTTCCTGTTTTTAGATTAAATCTCTTAGGAAGATATTTATCTCTTGCAATCGTGGCTCTTGGGGTGGATTTGATTTGGGGATTCACAGGGATGTTGAGTTTAGGTCAAGGAATTTTCTTTGCTCTTGGTGGATATTGTGCTGCGATGTTCCTTCAACTGAATAGTGCCGGAGAATTCCCAAATGGTATTCCTGAGTTTTTTGGTTTATATGGAGTCGAAGAACTTCCATTCTTCTGGGAACCATTTAAAAGTTCAGTTTTTACTCTTATTTCCATTTGGTTGTTACCGGCAATCATTGCTGGTTTTCTTGGGTATTTAGTTTTTAGGAATAGAATTAAAGGTGTTTATTTTTCAATTCTTACACAAGCGGCTCTTTTAGTTTTCTTCAATTTCTTTAACGGGCAACAGAAATTGATTAATGGAACAAATGGTTTGAAAACAGACGTGACTCAACTTTTTGGACAGATGGTTGGTTCAGAAATAATGCAAAGATGGTTTTTTTGGATATCTGCTATTTTAGTAATACTTGCATGGTTTTTTGCACGGTGGATTGTTCGAGATAGATTTGGAAATATCCTTATTGGAATTAGAGATGATGAAGCTAGAGTTCGTTTCACTGGATATAATCCAGTCATTTTTAAAACAATAATTTTTTCAATAGCAGGAGGATTAGCTGGGGTTTCAGGGGCTTTGTATACAGTTCAATCTGGAATAGTGTCTCCTCAATTTATGACTGTCCCTTTCTCTATAGAAATGGTTATTTGGGTTGCCGTGGGTGGTAGAGGAACATTATTGGGCGCAATCCTTGGAGCTGTTTTAATTAATTATGCAAAAAGTTTGGTGAGTGAAGCATTACCAGCAAGCTGGATGTTTATTCAAGGTGGTTTATTTATTCTTGTAGTAACAGCTCTTCCAGAAGGGGTACTAGGATGGATAAGAAAAGGCGGTCCAAAGAAATTACTTTTTTTAATAGGAATTAATAAAAAACTAGAGACATATCCAAGTCTTGAAGTCAATGAACAAGGTGAGGTGAAATCATGA
- the urtE gene encoding urea ABC transporter ATP-binding subunit UrtE: MTMLQIKGLNTYYGESHILRDVDMNINQGEMICLIGRNGVGKTTLLKSLIGLLTPRCGEIIFNGDLVNRKPPHQRARSGIAYVPQGREIIPYLTVEENLQLGLEALPGGLAKHKRIDELVYELFPVLKQFLARKGGDLSGGQQQQLAIARALLGKPKLLLLDEPTEGIQPNIVQDIESAVKRIISETGVGVLLVEQHLHFVRQADRYYAMQRGGIVANGPTSELSKPVVEKFLSV; encoded by the coding sequence ATGACTATGCTTCAGATAAAAGGTTTAAATACCTACTATGGCGAGAGTCATATCCTTCGAGATGTTGATATGAATATCAATCAAGGTGAGATGATTTGTCTTATTGGTCGAAATGGAGTAGGTAAAACAACTTTGCTTAAGTCTTTAATAGGTTTATTGACTCCACGGTGTGGAGAGATTATTTTTAATGGAGATTTAGTAAATAGAAAGCCGCCTCATCAAAGGGCTCGTTCCGGAATTGCATATGTTCCTCAAGGACGAGAAATAATACCTTATTTAACTGTTGAGGAAAATCTTCAACTTGGATTGGAAGCTTTGCCTGGAGGGTTGGCAAAACATAAAAGGATTGATGAACTTGTATATGAACTTTTTCCTGTTTTAAAACAATTTTTAGCTCGTAAAGGAGGTGACTTAAGCGGAGGACAACAGCAACAACTTGCAATTGCGCGAGCATTACTTGGAAAACCAAAGTTGCTTTTACTTGATGAACCAACCGAAGGAATACAACCGAATATCGTTCAAGACATTGAGTCAGCAGTTAAAAGGATCATCAGTGAGACTGGTGTTGGGGTTTTATTGGTAGAGCAACACCTACATTTTGTGAGGCAAGCAGATCGTTACTATGCAATGCAACGTGGAGGAATAGTGGCTAATGGCCCAACAAGTGAACTAAGTAAACCTGTAGTAGAGAAATTCCTTAGTGTTTAA
- a CDS encoding chlorophyll a/b-binding protein, whose protein sequence is MSFERLSQTEIIHGRIAMSGILFVLFLEIITKINFS, encoded by the coding sequence ATGTCTTTCGAAAGACTGAGTCAAACTGAGATAATCCATGGCAGAATTGCAATGTCAGGTATCCTATTTGTTTTATTCCTGGAAATAATAACTAAGATAAATTTTTCTTAG
- a CDS encoding metal ABC transporter solute-binding protein, Zn/Mn family — translation MSNFSNQSKKAKSIINQTVLKSSFLAGAFLFSGINQSAQADSKPIVAVEPLVCDVVSAIAPPSRPVTCLIDRKQDVHDVKITPRQAQTLKSANQVFTLGSEMTPAIKKWLDNPLTVVVGVSAIEIDDHHDDHDDHDDHSAAKDDDHDDHSTAKHDDHDDHDDHGDSHGEGAFEWAGVFDLSAGTYKWSFAKVDGDYADPAMKMVILNSGDIEASEELAKELLGSKNSETKRNNDKLIAQKKAYFLSFNEKKDTTTFTVEIKKSGKYAFFTEHMPFEFEADEHFFKDVSGDDVEPIAQVPDEGDHHHHHDHGGLDPHIWHDPHNIIKMGNVISKNINKKISFFDRETKKVLKERTKAVNSILEDLDLWTQKQVATIPTDQRTIVSKHKAMEYYGDAFGLKTLSLLDFLGDSSSLRPETISTVIAELKEENVNVLFAEQKPPSKLLKNLSRQTSTPIARNQIFVDGLMLEGNTVSVAVHNTCTIVDSLGGECDEKEGEKLENEWNSLTNP, via the coding sequence ATGTCGAATTTTTCAAATCAGTCAAAAAAGGCTAAATCCATAATAAATCAAACAGTCCTTAAGAGCTCTTTTCTTGCTGGAGCATTTTTATTCTCGGGAATTAATCAGAGTGCACAGGCAGATTCAAAACCAATTGTTGCCGTAGAGCCATTGGTCTGCGATGTCGTTTCTGCTATTGCACCACCTTCAAGGCCTGTAACCTGCTTAATTGACAGAAAACAAGATGTTCATGATGTCAAAATCACTCCAAGACAGGCCCAAACACTGAAAAGTGCAAACCAAGTATTTACTCTTGGTTCAGAGATGACCCCTGCAATCAAGAAATGGTTAGATAATCCTTTAACTGTTGTTGTCGGCGTAAGTGCAATAGAAATAGACGATCATCATGACGATCATGATGATCATGATGATCATTCAGCTGCTAAGGATGATGACCACGATGATCATTCAACTGCTAAACATGACGATCATGATGACCACGATGATCATGGCGATAGCCATGGAGAAGGAGCTTTTGAATGGGCTGGTGTTTTTGATCTTTCAGCAGGAACATACAAATGGTCTTTTGCCAAAGTCGATGGAGACTATGCTGATCCTGCAATGAAAATGGTTATTCTCAACTCTGGTGATATTGAAGCATCAGAAGAGCTTGCTAAAGAATTATTAGGATCTAAGAATTCAGAAACCAAACGCAATAATGACAAACTTATTGCGCAGAAAAAAGCATATTTTCTTTCATTTAATGAGAAGAAAGACACCACAACATTTACTGTAGAAATCAAAAAATCTGGCAAATATGCATTCTTTACTGAGCATATGCCTTTTGAATTTGAAGCCGACGAACATTTCTTTAAGGATGTTTCAGGCGACGATGTTGAACCAATTGCTCAAGTCCCAGATGAAGGCGATCATCATCATCACCATGACCATGGTGGGCTAGATCCTCATATCTGGCATGACCCTCATAACATCATCAAGATGGGAAATGTCATTTCTAAAAATATCAATAAGAAAATTTCCTTTTTTGACAGAGAAACAAAAAAAGTTTTAAAAGAAAGAACTAAAGCCGTTAATTCTATTTTGGAAGATCTCGACTTATGGACTCAAAAACAAGTTGCCACAATTCCTACTGATCAAAGGACAATCGTTTCTAAGCACAAAGCGATGGAATATTACGGAGATGCATTTGGCTTGAAAACTTTGAGTCTATTAGATTTCCTTGGTGATTCTTCCAGCCTTAGACCAGAGACTATTTCAACGGTAATAGCTGAGCTCAAAGAAGAAAATGTGAACGTATTATTCGCTGAGCAAAAGCCTCCTTCCAAGCTATTGAAAAACTTGAGCAGACAAACTTCCACCCCTATCGCAAGAAATCAAATCTTTGTTGATGGTCTAATGCTAGAAGGGAATACTGTTTCAGTAGCAGTACACAATACATGTACAATTGTTGATTCGCTTGGTGGAGAATGTGATGAAAAAGAGGGTGAGAAACTCGAGAATGAATGGAATTCTTTAACCAACCCTTAA
- a CDS encoding WD40 repeat domain-containing protein, producing MSGIEAFSPKGMLHEGWSTQVDDYAIVCGWALEGKTFLVGDVAGGLYAFEGQSGKLIWQVKDIHKGGLLAMSIHPDGNTFATAGQDGHVCIWESQKGKSTKNLELGKGWVEHIKWSQDGKFLAVVFTKYVYIFDKKGQEHWRSEEHPSTVSAIAWSNSNELATACYGQVTFFDVVNDKVNQRLEWRGSLVSMVLSPDGDIVACGSQDNSVHFWRRSTDEDSEMTGYPGKPSHLAFDQTGTVLATGGSDRVTVWSFQGNGPEGTVPGELMLHTEPISCLAFSHSGMLLASGARDGSVFSWFLQTDGQGDPVGGAFAGDLVSQIAWHPDDTALAAINANGGITVWEFKVRTITSPKGFE from the coding sequence ATGTCTGGTATAGAAGCATTCAGTCCCAAGGGAATGCTTCATGAAGGTTGGTCTACTCAAGTTGACGACTATGCGATTGTCTGCGGCTGGGCACTAGAAGGTAAAACTTTTTTAGTAGGTGATGTCGCTGGTGGGCTTTACGCATTTGAGGGGCAATCTGGAAAGCTCATTTGGCAAGTAAAAGACATTCATAAAGGTGGCTTACTAGCAATGTCTATTCATCCAGATGGAAATACTTTTGCGACTGCTGGCCAGGATGGACATGTGTGCATATGGGAAAGTCAAAAGGGTAAATCAACTAAAAACTTGGAACTTGGGAAAGGATGGGTTGAGCACATCAAGTGGTCCCAAGATGGAAAATTTTTAGCAGTAGTTTTTACTAAATACGTCTATATTTTTGATAAAAAAGGTCAAGAGCACTGGAGATCAGAAGAACATCCCAGTACTGTTAGCGCGATTGCTTGGTCTAATTCAAATGAATTAGCAACAGCATGCTATGGCCAGGTCACTTTTTTTGATGTAGTTAACGACAAGGTCAATCAAAGACTGGAATGGCGAGGTTCACTGGTATCTATGGTGCTTAGTCCAGATGGAGACATAGTGGCATGCGGCAGTCAGGATAATTCTGTTCATTTCTGGCGTCGTTCAACAGATGAAGATTCAGAGATGACAGGATATCCAGGAAAACCAAGCCACCTAGCTTTTGATCAAACTGGCACAGTACTTGCTACCGGGGGTAGCGATCGAGTGACAGTTTGGAGTTTTCAAGGCAATGGTCCTGAGGGCACTGTGCCAGGAGAGTTAATGCTTCATACTGAACCCATTTCTTGCCTTGCTTTCTCACATAGCGGGATGCTTCTAGCTTCAGGAGCAAGAGATGGTTCGGTTTTTTCTTGGTTTCTCCAAACAGATGGTCAGGGTGATCCAGTTGGTGGTGCATTTGCAGGTGACCTTGTAAGCCAAATCGCTTGGCATCCTGATGACACTGCCTTGGCTGCAATAAATGCAAACGGAGGAATTACGGTTTGGGAGTTTAAGGTTCGGACGATAACGTCACCCAAAGGATTCGAATAG
- a CDS encoding 2OG-Fe(II) oxygenase, giving the protein MNLIASYRNKGFESVADGVMSFFDRRTDLHRNGIAFSNVAKNDSDPAKISTDISLVAIDRADPESFALSEVIVRGVNAGLQKYLQERPLFSECAPEQSLFVNPIFNLQRYAPGEGFKKWHCDWTVSEEATEPVHRVLAWILYCNDVDSGGTEFHWQEYHETAERGKLVIFPAGLTHIHRGRVSKTHPKTIATGWINAGSRDSYISRLAR; this is encoded by the coding sequence ATGAATTTAATAGCTAGTTATAGAAACAAAGGTTTTGAATCTGTTGCAGATGGTGTGATGTCATTTTTCGATCGTCGCACAGACTTGCATCGCAATGGAATCGCCTTCAGTAATGTGGCAAAAAATGATTCAGACCCTGCAAAAATTTCTACTGATATCAGCCTTGTAGCAATAGATCGAGCTGATCCAGAATCATTTGCTTTGTCTGAAGTAATAGTCAGAGGAGTCAATGCTGGACTTCAAAAATACCTTCAAGAACGCCCACTTTTTAGCGAATGCGCTCCTGAACAATCCCTCTTTGTTAATCCAATTTTTAATCTACAACGTTATGCTCCTGGGGAGGGATTTAAAAAATGGCACTGTGACTGGACTGTTAGCGAAGAAGCGACCGAACCAGTTCACAGAGTCCTAGCTTGGATTTTGTATTGCAATGATGTCGATTCAGGAGGAACAGAATTTCACTGGCAGGAATATCATGAGACCGCGGAAAGAGGAAAATTAGTTATTTTTCCCGCTGGACTTACACATATTCATAGAGGTCGAGTTAGTAAGACTCATCCAAAAACAATTGCAACAGGATGGATCAATGCCGGTTCAAGAGATTCATACATTTCTAGACTAGCTCGATAG
- a CDS encoding CobW family GTP-binding protein — protein sequence MGTKQKVPVTILTGFLGSGKTTLLNRILSEEHGKKIAVIENEYGEVGIDQGLVINADEEVFEMSNGCICCTVRGDLIRVLGNLMKRRDKFDYVLVETTGLADPGPVAQTFFMDDEIREEFSLDGIVTLVDAAHIDQQLGRSDESSEQVAFADVLVLNKTDLVSDESLDNLESRLRDMNRMARVIRSKQADVSIDTVLNLSAFDLDQVLQRRPTFLEPEYPFEWTGVFSLEKGRYELTLEEGPDPTMSLVLLLDQGKDETALNTGAESCVRLYAEQEQLMNPGDIVPVDKHVSLQLQSEGTKSFFIDVDKARDIGLFTQHTAEEFNMKLTKVNTPSTDEIDNDQNISAISPTAERVWVAEHEHDDEVGSIAIERVGDVDPEKLNRWLSRLLSEKGVDIFRTKGFISYEGESRRIVFQGVHMLFTAQPDKEWGNEPRRNQLVFIGRNLDEAEMSREFDKCLV from the coding sequence ATGGGCACCAAGCAAAAAGTACCAGTGACAATACTGACTGGTTTCCTAGGGTCTGGAAAAACGACTCTACTTAATCGAATTCTAAGCGAAGAACACGGTAAAAAAATAGCTGTTATTGAAAATGAATATGGTGAAGTTGGTATTGATCAAGGATTAGTAATCAATGCTGATGAAGAGGTCTTCGAGATGTCGAATGGTTGCATCTGCTGCACCGTTCGTGGTGATCTTATTCGTGTACTTGGAAACCTCATGAAGAGGCGAGACAAATTTGACTATGTTTTAGTTGAAACTACTGGCCTTGCTGATCCTGGTCCTGTCGCTCAGACATTCTTTATGGACGATGAAATCCGTGAAGAGTTTTCACTTGATGGCATAGTCACACTTGTTGATGCGGCCCACATAGATCAACAACTTGGTCGAAGTGATGAGAGTTCGGAGCAAGTTGCCTTTGCTGACGTCCTTGTGCTAAACAAAACCGATCTAGTTTCAGATGAATCACTCGACAACTTAGAATCACGGCTACGTGATATGAATCGTATGGCTCGTGTCATACGCAGTAAACAAGCAGACGTCTCAATTGATACTGTGCTAAATCTAAGTGCTTTTGATCTAGATCAAGTACTTCAGCGTCGTCCAACTTTTCTTGAACCAGAATACCCATTTGAGTGGACAGGTGTTTTTTCACTTGAAAAAGGTCGCTATGAACTTACGCTCGAAGAAGGTCCAGACCCCACAATGTCTCTCGTCCTGTTATTAGACCAAGGTAAAGACGAGACAGCTCTTAACACAGGTGCTGAATCATGCGTGAGACTCTACGCAGAACAAGAACAACTTATGAATCCAGGGGATATAGTTCCAGTCGACAAGCATGTGAGCCTTCAACTTCAATCCGAAGGGACTAAGTCCTTCTTCATAGATGTTGATAAGGCAAGGGATATAGGTCTATTCACTCAACATACAGCCGAAGAATTTAATATGAAATTAACGAAAGTAAATACTCCTTCTACAGACGAGATAGATAATGATCAGAACATTTCTGCGATATCCCCAACAGCTGAACGAGTTTGGGTAGCAGAACATGAACATGATGACGAAGTAGGTTCCATTGCTATCGAACGAGTAGGGGATGTAGATCCAGAGAAACTAAATAGGTGGTTAAGCAGGCTCCTATCAGAAAAAGGGGTGGATATATTCCGCACGAAAGGATTCATTAGCTATGAGGGAGAGTCACGGCGAATAGTTTTTCAAGGAGTACACATGCTCTTCACAGCTCAACCGGATAAAGAGTGGGGCAATGAACCTCGCCGTAACCAACTCGTCTTTATCGGTCGAAATCTTGATGAAGCAGAAATGAGTAGGGAGTTTGACAAATGTCTGGTATAG